In Streptomyces sp. SLBN-118, the following are encoded in one genomic region:
- a CDS encoding glycogen debranching N-terminal domain-containing protein produces the protein MSFHLQPPLHDLVSVIKAPCVALSAANGQVRAGDVTGFYGADRRVLSVLEVEVDGALLTPVGQRAEGAAAGHLFSALVRLADDVCADAPLVLHRRRIAHADRFEEVLELENFGLVPAVVQMRVRVATDLAPVHVVRGGEAVAALVPQIAAGRLRWTDAEGDEVELTSQPHPGAVYRGGGDAAELEFPLNVPPGEARSVSLVVTAGLGGSAADEQPPFLPATVDRLRPASHVRPGDRRLARLLDQSLEDLGGLLLADPRRPADHFLAAGSPWYFTLFGRDALWSAQLLLPHSVDLAADTLRVLARRQGTAFNPDADEQPGKILHEVRRQTLRLGEMVIPPLYYGSIDATTLWIRLLHAAWRAGMPDGEVAQLLPNLRSALDWIITLGDSDGDGFVEYRRRAPGGLANQGWKDTPQAVRWADGRIAQAPLALCEAQGYAYAAAVRGADLLEAFGEGSGERWRHWAEGLRARFRSRFWLVDEVGPYPAIALDCNKRPVDGAASNMAHLLDTGLLEPHESAHIARRLAAPDLDCGYGLRTLSSSSRAFNPLSYHCGSVWPHDTAIAVLGLAAEGHHMVAQSLAQGVLTAAEHFDYRLPELYGGTDGRRGEAVLAYPTACRPQAWAAAGAVALAGYLQRQELHGAVADTPDGDRGQSAARPE, from the coding sequence GTGAGTTTCCACCTGCAACCGCCCCTGCACGATCTCGTCTCGGTCATCAAGGCGCCCTGCGTGGCGTTGAGCGCGGCCAACGGCCAGGTACGAGCCGGGGACGTCACCGGCTTCTACGGCGCGGACCGCCGTGTGCTGTCGGTGCTGGAGGTCGAGGTGGACGGTGCCCTGCTGACCCCGGTCGGCCAACGCGCCGAGGGAGCAGCCGCGGGTCACCTCTTCTCGGCCCTGGTGCGGCTTGCCGACGATGTTTGCGCCGATGCCCCGCTCGTCCTTCACCGCCGGCGCATTGCGCACGCCGATCGGTTCGAGGAGGTGTTGGAGCTGGAGAACTTCGGGCTGGTCCCAGCAGTCGTGCAGATGCGCGTACGCGTGGCCACGGACCTGGCGCCCGTGCACGTGGTGCGCGGCGGGGAGGCGGTGGCGGCGCTGGTGCCGCAGATCGCAGCGGGCAGGCTGCGCTGGACCGACGCTGAGGGCGACGAGGTCGAGCTGACCTCCCAGCCGCATCCCGGTGCCGTATACCGCGGGGGTGGTGACGCGGCCGAGCTGGAGTTCCCTCTCAATGTGCCCCCGGGGGAGGCACGTTCGGTGTCGCTGGTAGTCACGGCCGGCCTCGGCGGGAGCGCGGCTGACGAGCAGCCGCCGTTCTTGCCCGCAACCGTGGACCGACTGAGACCTGCGAGCCACGTCCGGCCCGGGGACCGGCGCCTGGCTCGGCTCCTCGACCAGAGTCTGGAGGACTTGGGCGGGCTGCTCCTGGCGGACCCACGCCGGCCGGCGGACCACTTCCTGGCCGCGGGTAGTCCCTGGTATTTCACCCTGTTCGGCCGGGATGCCCTGTGGTCGGCTCAGCTTCTGCTGCCGCACAGCGTCGACCTGGCGGCCGATACCCTGCGCGTGCTCGCGCGCCGGCAGGGCACCGCGTTCAACCCGGATGCCGACGAGCAGCCCGGCAAGATCCTGCACGAGGTGCGGCGCCAGACTCTGCGGCTGGGCGAGATGGTCATCCCGCCGTTGTACTACGGGTCGATCGATGCCACCACGTTGTGGATCCGGCTGCTGCACGCCGCCTGGCGGGCGGGCATGCCCGACGGAGAGGTCGCCCAGCTGCTGCCGAACCTGCGCTCGGCCCTGGACTGGATCATCACCTTGGGGGACTCCGACGGTGACGGCTTTGTGGAGTACCGACGCCGTGCTCCTGGCGGGCTTGCCAACCAGGGGTGGAAGGACACGCCGCAGGCCGTGCGCTGGGCCGATGGACGGATCGCGCAGGCGCCGCTGGCGCTGTGCGAGGCGCAGGGATATGCCTACGCCGCGGCGGTGCGCGGGGCAGACCTGCTGGAAGCGTTCGGTGAAGGCAGTGGAGAGCGGTGGCGACACTGGGCCGAGGGGCTGCGCGCTCGCTTCAGGTCGCGGTTCTGGCTTGTCGACGAGGTGGGGCCTTATCCGGCGATTGCCCTGGACTGCAACAAACGGCCGGTGGACGGGGCCGCGTCCAACATGGCGCATCTTCTGGATACCGGCCTGCTGGAGCCGCATGAGAGCGCCCATATCGCTCGCCGGCTGGCGGCCCCGGATCTGGACTGCGGCTACGGCCTGCGCACTCTGTCGTCCTCCAGCCGGGCCTTCAACCCGCTCAGCTACCACTGCGGCAGTGTCTGGCCGCACGACACCGCGATCGCCGTGCTGGGACTGGCCGCCGAGGGACACCACATGGTCGCCCAGTCCCTGGCCCAGGGGGTCCTGACGGCCGCGGAGCACTTCGACTACCGGCTGCCCGAGTTGTACGGGGGTACCGACGGGCGGCGTGGCGAGGCCGTGCTGGCGTACCCGACCGCGTGTCGGCCGCAGGCATGGGCGGCGGCCGGTGCGGTTGCCCTGGCCGGGTATCTGCAACGGCAGGAGCTGCACGGTGCGGTCGCCGATACCCCGGACGGCGACCGGGGCCAATCGGCTGCTCGGCCCGAATGA
- a CDS encoding ABC transporter substrate-binding protein, with protein MNRHLHPGTRATAVSALVVASLSLSACSGGSASHSPSSSPSTAAARGPITLATGKDTSGNLEKLVDGWNAKHPKETVTINELPAAADGQLQQLVQNAQVQSDAYSVLALDITWTSEFAANRWIDKIPTGIIPANTFPSAIDSATYRGTTYAIPWQSNGGLLFYRSDLLRKAGISNAPTTWTEMQADCAKVLALPDTEGASCYAGQFDKYEGLVVNFAEAVQSADGELFDKDGKPTVNTAESKSALTWLVDRFKDKTIPAKSRTYQEENGRKEFQDGKLVFLRQWPYVWDLANKTDGSSKVAGKFDVAPLPGKNGPGSSTLGGLNLAVSSFTKNKATALDFITYLASPETQRANLLATSQAPTLTSLYDDPELQKKFPYLPALKESINQSVPRPKVVRYGDVSSAIQEAVYPVIAGQAAPEEALSSLQKKLEQITTP; from the coding sequence ATGAATCGCCACCTGCATCCAGGCACCAGAGCCACCGCCGTGTCTGCCCTGGTCGTCGCCTCACTGTCCCTGTCCGCCTGCTCCGGCGGCTCCGCCTCTCACTCCCCCTCGTCCAGCCCGTCCACTGCGGCGGCGCGAGGCCCGATCACCTTGGCCACCGGCAAGGACACCTCCGGAAACCTGGAGAAGCTCGTCGACGGCTGGAACGCCAAGCACCCGAAAGAGACGGTGACCATCAACGAGTTGCCCGCCGCCGCCGACGGCCAGCTCCAGCAGCTCGTGCAGAACGCGCAGGTGCAATCCGACGCCTACTCCGTGCTGGCCCTCGACATCACCTGGACTTCGGAGTTCGCCGCCAACCGTTGGATCGACAAGATCCCGACCGGAATCATCCCGGCAAACACCTTCCCCTCAGCGATCGACAGTGCCACCTACCGCGGTACCACCTACGCCATACCGTGGCAGTCCAACGGCGGCCTGCTGTTCTACCGCTCCGACCTGCTGCGCAAGGCAGGGATCAGCAACGCCCCCACCACCTGGACCGAGATGCAGGCCGACTGCGCCAAGGTACTGGCGCTGCCGGATACCGAGGGAGCCAGCTGCTACGCCGGGCAGTTCGACAAGTACGAGGGCCTGGTCGTCAACTTCGCCGAGGCCGTGCAGTCGGCCGACGGCGAGCTGTTCGACAAGGACGGCAAGCCGACGGTCAACACCGCTGAGAGCAAGTCTGCGCTCACCTGGCTCGTCGACCGGTTCAAAGACAAGACGATCCCGGCCAAGTCCCGCACCTACCAGGAGGAGAACGGTCGCAAGGAATTCCAGGACGGCAAGCTCGTCTTCCTGCGCCAATGGCCCTATGTGTGGGACCTCGCCAACAAGACCGACGGGTCCTCCAAAGTCGCCGGAAAATTCGACGTCGCCCCGCTGCCCGGCAAGAACGGCCCCGGCTCTTCCACCCTGGGCGGCCTGAACCTCGCGGTGTCCTCCTTCACCAAGAACAAGGCCACAGCGCTGGACTTCATCACCTACCTCGCCAGCCCGGAAACCCAGCGCGCCAACCTCCTGGCCACGTCTCAAGCACCCACGCTGACTTCGCTGTACGACGACCCGGAGCTGCAGAAGAAGTTCCCCTATCTTCCCGCGCTGAAGGAGTCCATCAATCAGTCCGTGCCGCGCCCGAAGGTCGTGCGCTACGGCGACGTCTCCTCCGCCATCCAGGAAGCCGTGTACCCGGTGATCGCCGGACAAGCCGCACCCGAGGAGGCCCTCTCCTCGCTGCAGAAGAAGCTCGAGCAGATCACGACACCGTGA
- a CDS encoding LuxR C-terminal-related transcriptional regulator yields the protein MSGGVRGVGVLPVEVTGFVGRRGEVRQVRQLLSGGRLVTLTGAGGIGKTRLALRSAAEVGRAFPDGVCLVELAALSEGRLLAQTVVDAVGLREQSSLAPLEILRGYLAERKVLLVLDNCEHLIDACGALVSALLQACPGLNVLATSRQVLGVAGESVVPVPPLALPAPDCAPQAAAQSEAVSLFMQRAASARAGFAVSEDRMGVVAEICRRLDGIPLAIELAAARVRALSVEEILHRLDDRFALLTGGSRAALPRQRTLRAAIDWSYGMCSEPERLLWERLSVFSGSWDLEAAKAVCCGEGIERGAVFDLVAGLVDKSVVGCEESGGRMRYRLLETLRQYGQDLLAASGRQPALRRRHRDWYQHLVKQGETDWFGPDDLDWLAWLRVERPNLRAALEYSLDEPGQATAAMEMAGCLWAPWYSVGTWSEARGWLERALALEVEDSPERAKALWVLGWFAYRQKGDMTEALRLLVESREAAERIGDRSALAWATQFTASVTLGTGDIEGGLALATEGLQRQRALGDYGGMVVSLIILAVALSLLGDPRGLEYGEEAVALCEEKGSIWGKSWALWAVGLEMIRRGNTRRATTLLREGLRLGRTVGDYLACVHCAEPLVWIAAQEGEHEQAARLLGAVKVITAPPDQNLSASILEGPLFAEHVRCEASVRGALGEAAFQAAFASGAELSVEDAYAFALGEKAPAAGPGPVASAAQEAVPLTRREREVAALIAQGLSNKQIATKLVISPRTAEGHVEHILVKLGFTSRAQIAAWTTQQPH from the coding sequence ATGAGTGGTGGTGTGCGGGGTGTGGGGGTGTTGCCGGTTGAGGTGACGGGTTTTGTTGGCCGGCGGGGTGAGGTGCGTCAGGTCAGGCAGCTGCTGTCGGGTGGTCGGCTGGTCACCTTGACGGGGGCGGGTGGGATCGGTAAGACCCGGTTGGCGCTCCGGTCTGCGGCGGAGGTGGGCCGTGCCTTTCCGGACGGGGTGTGTCTGGTGGAACTGGCCGCGCTCAGTGAGGGCAGGCTGCTGGCTCAGACGGTTGTGGATGCTGTGGGGCTGCGTGAGCAGTCGTCGCTGGCGCCGCTGGAAATCCTGCGTGGTTATCTGGCGGAGCGGAAGGTGCTGCTGGTCCTGGACAACTGCGAGCATCTGATCGATGCGTGCGGTGCGCTGGTGAGTGCGTTGCTTCAGGCGTGCCCGGGGTTGAATGTGCTGGCCACCAGCCGTCAGGTGTTGGGGGTGGCTGGGGAGAGTGTTGTGCCGGTGCCGCCGCTGGCGTTGCCCGCCCCTGACTGTGCGCCGCAGGCTGCGGCGCAGAGCGAGGCGGTGAGCTTGTTCATGCAGCGTGCGGCCTCGGCGCGTGCGGGGTTTGCGGTGAGTGAGGACAGGATGGGGGTGGTCGCCGAGATCTGTCGGCGGCTGGACGGGATTCCTCTGGCGATCGAGCTGGCGGCGGCGCGGGTGCGGGCTTTGTCGGTGGAGGAGATTCTGCATCGTCTCGATGACCGTTTCGCCCTGCTGACCGGTGGATCTCGCGCTGCTCTGCCGCGGCAGCGGACGTTGCGGGCGGCGATCGACTGGAGCTATGGGATGTGCTCCGAGCCGGAGCGGTTGCTGTGGGAGCGTTTGTCGGTGTTCTCCGGCAGCTGGGACCTGGAAGCGGCTAAGGCGGTGTGCTGTGGGGAGGGGATCGAGCGTGGGGCGGTCTTTGACCTGGTGGCGGGCCTGGTGGACAAGTCGGTCGTGGGGTGTGAGGAGAGCGGCGGGAGGATGCGCTACCGGCTGCTGGAGACGCTGCGCCAGTACGGGCAGGACCTGCTGGCCGCTTCCGGCCGGCAGCCGGCTCTGCGACGCCGGCACCGTGACTGGTACCAGCACCTCGTCAAGCAGGGTGAGACCGACTGGTTCGGGCCGGACGATCTGGACTGGCTGGCGTGGCTGCGGGTGGAGCGGCCGAACCTGCGTGCGGCGCTGGAGTACAGCCTGGACGAGCCCGGCCAGGCCACAGCCGCCATGGAGATGGCCGGCTGCCTGTGGGCGCCGTGGTACTCCGTCGGCACGTGGAGCGAGGCCCGTGGCTGGCTCGAGCGGGCGCTCGCGCTGGAGGTGGAGGACAGCCCGGAGCGGGCCAAAGCCCTGTGGGTCCTGGGCTGGTTCGCATACCGGCAAAAGGGTGACATGACTGAGGCGCTTCGTCTGCTGGTGGAATCCCGGGAGGCAGCCGAACGGATTGGTGACCGGTCCGCTCTGGCCTGGGCGACCCAGTTCACCGCTTCGGTCACCTTGGGCACGGGCGACATCGAGGGCGGGCTCGCGCTGGCCACCGAGGGACTTCAGCGGCAGCGTGCCCTGGGCGATTACGGTGGCATGGTGGTCTCGCTGATCATTCTGGCCGTGGCCTTGTCCCTGCTGGGCGACCCGCGTGGCCTCGAGTACGGGGAAGAGGCGGTTGCCCTGTGTGAGGAGAAGGGCTCCATCTGGGGCAAATCCTGGGCCCTGTGGGCTGTCGGCCTGGAGATGATCCGCCGGGGCAACACCCGCCGGGCCACGACGCTCTTGCGTGAAGGCCTGCGGCTCGGGCGAACCGTCGGAGACTATCTGGCCTGCGTGCACTGCGCCGAGCCGCTGGTCTGGATCGCCGCCCAGGAGGGCGAGCACGAGCAGGCAGCACGACTGCTCGGCGCGGTCAAGGTAATCACAGCGCCTCCGGATCAAAACCTCTCGGCATCGATCCTCGAGGGACCCCTCTTTGCCGAACACGTCCGGTGTGAGGCCTCGGTGCGTGGGGCGTTGGGTGAAGCTGCGTTCCAGGCCGCCTTCGCCTCGGGCGCAGAACTCTCGGTCGAGGATGCCTACGCCTTTGCCCTGGGTGAGAAGGCACCCGCAGCGGGCCCAGGCCCGGTCGCGTCCGCGGCACAGGAGGCGGTGCCGCTCACCCGGCGGGAACGCGAAGTGGCAGCCCTGATCGCGCAGGGACTCAGCAACAAACAGATCGCCACCAAACTAGTGATCTCCCCCCGCACCGCCGAAGGCCACGTCGAACACATCCTCGTCAAACTCGGCTTCACCTCCCGCGCCCAGATCGCCGCCTGGACCACCCAACAACCCCACTGA
- a CDS encoding carbohydrate ABC transporter permease — MRESLYRQAEGIDANGFVIQDERFVGLDNYRDVFTGQQADLFWNAFDNTTFFTFTTVAIEIILGLAMALVMHRAMRGRALVRAAILVPWAIPTAVSALLWRWIFDADGVANALLGRQILWTADGPAAKAAVIISDTWKTAPFIGLLVLAGLQLIPKELYEAAHVDGAGPWRQFRAITLPMIRPVLVVAVLFRMLDVLRMFDLPYVLIGNQKHSVETLSMLAFNEAGNLRYGPAAAFSTLLFCYVVLVAFVFVKLLGAEVIGQAATRRVRHRRRSAARRSRKTATT, encoded by the coding sequence ATGCGCGAGTCGCTGTACCGGCAGGCAGAAGGAATCGACGCCAACGGATTCGTCATCCAAGACGAACGCTTCGTCGGCCTTGACAACTACCGTGACGTCTTCACGGGCCAGCAAGCCGACCTGTTCTGGAACGCCTTCGACAACACCACCTTCTTCACCTTCACCACCGTCGCCATCGAAATCATCCTCGGCCTGGCCATGGCCCTGGTGATGCACCGCGCAATGCGTGGACGAGCACTGGTGCGCGCGGCGATCCTGGTCCCTTGGGCGATCCCGACGGCCGTCTCAGCCCTGCTGTGGCGGTGGATCTTCGACGCCGACGGCGTGGCCAACGCCCTGCTGGGCCGTCAGATCCTCTGGACCGCCGACGGCCCGGCCGCCAAAGCCGCCGTCATCATCAGCGATACCTGGAAGACCGCCCCGTTCATCGGCCTGCTGGTCCTCGCAGGACTGCAACTGATCCCCAAGGAGCTCTACGAAGCCGCCCACGTCGACGGCGCCGGCCCCTGGCGGCAATTCCGCGCCATCACCCTGCCGATGATCAGGCCAGTGCTGGTGGTCGCCGTACTGTTCCGGATGCTCGACGTACTGCGCATGTTCGATCTTCCGTATGTGCTGATAGGTAACCAGAAACACTCGGTGGAGACCCTGTCCATGCTCGCGTTCAACGAGGCCGGCAATCTGCGCTACGGGCCCGCAGCTGCCTTCTCCACACTCCTGTTCTGCTATGTCGTCCTAGTGGCATTCGTGTTCGTGAAACTCCTCGGCGCCGAAGTGATCGGGCAAGCAGCCACCCGTCGTGTCCGCCACCGACGCAGGTCGGCCGCGCGGCGCTCACGAAAGACAGCAACGACATGA
- a CDS encoding LacI family DNA-binding transcriptional regulator has translation MTESDQARTRRGAAPTLEDVARAAGVSRQTVSNVLNAPQRVRPDTRQRVEQFIDRLGYQPNRIAQALRANDSRMIGYRFKPLTHHALASIHDRFLHALSEWGATADRHLLLFSAPDTAAEVEMCAKLRRSGAAEAFVLYDIEADDDRPTALLERGLSFVAFGRTASGTDQYSWVDVDNTAGIEAAVAHLAERGHRRIGYVGLPEGHNVGGRRAQGWHKAIARRALNGNGLDVRGPDTVASGTELAFGLLGQPDPPTAVVAATDTLAVGVMRAALQWGLDVGRDLAVVGFDDTPTAAALDLSSIRQPIEDVGREVMSVLATLGPRPDAFAPAATLLTPSLTVRSSSASRAPQR, from the coding sequence GTGACGGAGTCCGACCAGGCGCGCACCCGTAGGGGTGCGGCGCCGACCCTGGAGGACGTGGCCCGTGCCGCGGGAGTATCGCGTCAAACGGTGTCCAATGTCCTGAACGCCCCGCAGCGCGTCAGGCCCGACACCCGCCAGCGGGTCGAGCAGTTCATCGACCGGTTGGGTTACCAGCCCAACCGCATCGCCCAAGCCCTGCGAGCCAATGACTCACGCATGATCGGGTACCGGTTCAAGCCCCTCACCCACCATGCGCTGGCCTCGATCCACGACCGCTTCCTGCACGCCCTGTCGGAGTGGGGTGCTACCGCGGACCGGCACCTGCTGCTGTTCTCCGCCCCCGACACGGCCGCCGAGGTCGAGATGTGCGCCAAGCTGCGCCGCAGCGGTGCGGCCGAGGCCTTCGTGCTGTACGACATCGAGGCGGACGACGACAGGCCCACCGCGCTCCTGGAACGCGGACTGTCCTTCGTCGCCTTCGGCCGCACGGCCAGCGGCACCGACCAGTACTCCTGGGTCGATGTCGACAACACCGCCGGCATCGAGGCCGCGGTGGCGCACCTGGCCGAACGCGGCCACCGCCGAATCGGCTACGTCGGTCTACCCGAAGGGCACAACGTCGGCGGCCGCCGGGCCCAGGGCTGGCACAAAGCAATCGCCCGCCGAGCCCTGAACGGCAACGGACTCGACGTGCGGGGTCCGGACACCGTCGCCTCGGGCACCGAGTTGGCCTTCGGGCTGCTCGGACAGCCGGATCCGCCTACCGCGGTAGTGGCCGCCACCGACACCCTGGCCGTCGGCGTCATGCGCGCGGCCCTGCAGTGGGGCCTGGACGTGGGACGCGATCTCGCCGTCGTGGGCTTCGACGATACGCCCACCGCCGCGGCACTCGATTTGAGTAGTATCCGCCAGCCCATCGAGGATGTCGGCCGTGAGGTCATGTCCGTTCTTGCTACGCTCGGCCCGCGACCCGACGCGTTTGCCCCTGCGGCGACCCTGCTGACACCGAGCCTGACGGTCCGTTCCTCCAGCGCCAGTCGAGCCCCGCAGCGGTAG
- a CDS encoding LuxR C-terminal-related transcriptional regulator has product MSGGVRGVGVLPVEVTGFVGRRGEVRQVRQLLSGGRLVTLTGAGGIGKTRLALRSAAEVGRAFPDGVCLVELAALSEGRLLAQTVVDAVGLREQSSLAPLEILRGYLAERKVLLVLDNCEHLIDACGALVSALLQACPGLNVLATSRQVLGVAGESVVPVPPLALPAPDCAPQAAAQSEAVSLFMQRAASARAGFAVSEDRMGVVAEICRRLDGIPLAIELAAARVRALSVEEILHRLDDRFALLTGGSRAALPRQRTLRAAIDWSYGMCSEPERLLWERLSVFSGSFDLQAAEAVCCGEGIERGAVFDLVAGLVDKSVVGCEESGGRMRYRLLETLRQYGQDLLAASGRQPALRRRHRDWYQHLVKQGETDWFGPDDLDWLAWLRVERPNLRAALEYSLDEPGQVTAAMEMAGCLWAPWYSVGALSEARGWLERALALEVEDSPERAKALWVLGWFTREGGDTTEALRLLAECREAAERLDDRSALAWATQFTAAATLSTGDIEGGLALATEGLQRQRALGDYGGMLISLIILAMVLSLLGDPRALEYGEEAVALCEEKGSTWGKSYALWGVGLEMVRRGNTRRATTLLREGLRFGRAAGDHLACVYCAELLAWIAAQEGEHEQAARLLGAVNLMRHTAPQTSDHNHRVPLNSAPFLAEHDRCEASVRGALGEAAFQAAFASGAELSVEDAYAFALGEKAPAAGPGPVASAAQEAVPLTRREREVAALIAQGLSNKQIATKLVISPRTAEGHVEHILVKLGFTSRAQIAAWTTQQPH; this is encoded by the coding sequence ATGAGTGGTGGTGTGCGGGGTGTGGGGGTGTTGCCGGTTGAGGTGACGGGTTTTGTTGGCCGGCGGGGTGAGGTGCGTCAGGTCAGGCAGCTGCTGTCGGGTGGTCGGCTGGTCACCTTGACGGGGGCGGGTGGGATCGGTAAGACCCGGTTGGCGCTCCGGTCTGCGGCGGAGGTGGGCCGTGCCTTTCCGGACGGGGTGTGTCTGGTGGAACTGGCCGCGCTCAGTGAGGGCAGGCTGCTGGCTCAGACGGTTGTGGATGCTGTGGGGCTGCGTGAGCAGTCGTCGCTGGCGCCGCTGGAAATCCTGCGTGGTTATCTGGCGGAGCGGAAGGTGCTGCTGGTCCTGGACAACTGCGAGCATCTGATCGATGCGTGCGGTGCGCTGGTGAGTGCGTTGCTTCAGGCGTGCCCGGGGTTGAATGTGCTGGCCACCAGCCGTCAGGTGTTGGGGGTGGCTGGGGAGAGTGTTGTGCCGGTGCCGCCGCTGGCGTTGCCCGCCCCTGACTGTGCGCCGCAGGCTGCGGCGCAGAGCGAGGCGGTGAGCTTGTTCATGCAGCGTGCGGCCTCGGCGCGTGCGGGGTTTGCGGTGAGTGAGGACAGGATGGGGGTGGTCGCCGAGATCTGTCGGCGGCTGGACGGGATTCCTCTGGCGATCGAGCTGGCGGCGGCGCGGGTGCGGGCTTTGTCGGTGGAGGAGATTCTGCATCGTCTCGATGACCGTTTCGCCCTGCTGACCGGTGGATCTCGCGCTGCTCTGCCGCGGCAGCGGACGTTGCGGGCGGCGATCGACTGGAGCTATGGGATGTGCTCCGAGCCGGAGCGGTTGCTGTGGGAGCGTTTGTCGGTGTTCTCCGGGAGCTTTGACCTTCAGGCGGCCGAGGCGGTGTGCTGTGGGGAGGGGATCGAGCGTGGGGCGGTCTTTGACCTGGTGGCGGGCCTGGTGGACAAGTCGGTCGTGGGGTGTGAGGAGAGCGGCGGGAGGATGCGCTACCGGCTGCTGGAGACGCTGCGCCAGTACGGGCAGGACCTGCTGGCCGCTTCCGGCCGGCAGCCGGCTCTGCGACGCCGGCACCGTGACTGGTACCAGCACCTCGTCAAGCAGGGTGAGACCGACTGGTTCGGGCCGGACGATCTGGACTGGCTGGCGTGGCTGCGGGTGGAGCGGCCGAACCTGCGTGCGGCGCTGGAGTACAGCCTGGACGAGCCCGGCCAGGTCACAGCCGCCATGGAGATGGCCGGCTGCCTGTGGGCGCCGTGGTACTCCGTCGGCGCGTTGAGCGAGGCCCGTGGCTGGCTCGAGCGGGCGCTCGCCCTGGAGGTGGAGGACAGCCCTGAGCGGGCCAAAGCCCTGTGGGTCCTGGGCTGGTTCACACGCGAGGGGGGTGACACGACTGAGGCCCTTCGTCTGCTGGCGGAATGCCGGGAGGCGGCCGAACGGCTTGACGACCGGTCCGCTCTGGCCTGGGCGACCCAGTTCACCGCTGCGGCCACCTTGAGCACGGGCGACATCGAGGGCGGACTCGCGCTGGCCACCGAGGGACTTCAGCGGCAGCGTGCCCTGGGCGATTACGGTGGCATGCTGATCTCGCTGATCATTCTGGCTATGGTCTTGTCCCTGCTGGGCGACCCGCGTGCCCTCGAGTACGGGGAAGAGGCGGTTGCCCTGTGCGAAGAGAAGGGCTCCACCTGGGGCAAGTCCTACGCCCTGTGGGGTGTCGGCCTGGAGATGGTCCGCCGGGGCAACACCCGCCGGGCCACGACGCTCTTGCGTGAAGGCCTGCGGTTCGGGCGAGCCGCCGGAGACCATCTGGCCTGCGTGTACTGCGCCGAGCTTCTGGCCTGGATCGCCGCCCAGGAGGGCGAGCACGAGCAGGCAGCACGACTGCTCGGCGCGGTCAACCTCATGCGGCACACGGCGCCGCAGACTTCGGATCATAACCACCGCGTACCGCTCAACTCGGCACCGTTCCTTGCCGAACATGACCGGTGTGAGGCCTCGGTGCGTGGGGCGTTGGGCGAAGCTGCGTTCCAGGCCGCCTTCGCCTCGGGCGCAGAACTCTCGGTCGAGGATGCCTACGCCTTTGCCCTGGGTGAGAAGGCACCCGCAGCGGGCCCAGGCCCGGTCGCGTCCGCGGCACAGGAGGCGGTGCCGCTCACCCGGCGGGAACGCGAAGTGGCAGCCCTGATCGCGCAGGGACTCAGCAACAAACAGATCGCCACCAAACTAGTGATCTCCCCCCGCACCGCCGAAGGCCACGTCGAACACATCCTCGTCAAACTCGGCTTCACCTCCCGCGCCCAGATCGCCGCCTGGACCACCCAACAACCCCACTGA
- a CDS encoding carbohydrate ABC transporter permease, whose protein sequence is MTTCLPVATKPVRRPGVTTVLRHAGIVAITAYCLAPFYWMTVSAFRRPTDQFSLSVLPHQWSVANFMAVFKPDVGFQRALFNSLMVAGSTTALTLLLGTLCAYALARLNFRFKNLAAAAIIATSMFPGISLVVPLLRIFTDIGWINTYQAMIVPSLSFALPLTVWNLTAFFRQLPAELEEAAMIDGCTRGQAFRKVILPLAAPGVFTTAILVFITAWNEFIIALSMVNKKDMQTATVAVSRFTGAHGFDQPYGTQMAAGVLVTVPLVLAVLIFQRRIVAGLTAGGVK, encoded by the coding sequence ATGACCACTTGCCTCCCTGTCGCCACGAAACCAGTCCGCCGCCCCGGCGTTACCACCGTCCTGCGGCACGCAGGCATCGTCGCCATCACCGCCTACTGCCTGGCACCGTTCTACTGGATGACAGTCTCCGCCTTCCGGCGCCCCACCGACCAGTTCAGCCTGTCCGTGCTGCCACATCAATGGTCGGTGGCGAATTTCATGGCCGTCTTCAAGCCCGATGTCGGATTCCAACGCGCCCTGTTCAACAGCTTGATGGTCGCAGGCAGCACCACAGCGCTGACCCTGCTCCTGGGCACACTGTGCGCCTACGCACTGGCCCGCCTGAACTTCCGCTTCAAGAACCTTGCGGCGGCGGCCATCATCGCCACCTCCATGTTCCCGGGCATTTCCCTGGTCGTCCCACTGCTGCGGATCTTCACCGACATCGGCTGGATCAACACCTACCAGGCGATGATCGTCCCCAGCCTTTCCTTCGCACTCCCCCTCACCGTCTGGAACTTGACCGCGTTCTTCCGCCAACTGCCCGCCGAACTAGAGGAAGCCGCCATGATCGACGGCTGCACCCGTGGCCAGGCATTCCGCAAGGTCATCCTGCCGCTGGCTGCCCCCGGCGTGTTCACCACCGCCATCCTTGTGTTCATCACGGCGTGGAACGAGTTCATCATCGCCCTGTCCATGGTCAACAAAAAGGACATGCAGACCGCGACCGTCGCTGTCTCACGCTTCACCGGTGCCCACGGCTTCGACCAGCCCTACGGCACCCAGATGGCCGCCGGTGTCCTGGTCACGGTCCCCCTGGTACTCGCTGTCCTGATCTTCCAAAGGCGCATCGTCGCAGGCCTGACAGCTGGTGGAGTGAAGTAG